The following proteins come from a genomic window of Venturia canescens isolate UGA chromosome 4, ASM1945775v1, whole genome shotgun sequence:
- the LOC122408754 gene encoding SAFB-like transcription modulator isoform X2: protein MADTDGKKLTELRVIDLKTELERRGLDKTGNKAALLERLSKNDVFQAISEEGENPEEFLIVPCIGVNKISPRKNSATGVASHDEPMDTHDSSKEECNDAQEGAETKSKEDSPPKVSEDEINSAKKQLNSEPQVILEDAMKKVVKPQESKAESSEKVNNEASEEVKESDNKDEEENSGNTETSESPALPAPAPPVVTPTTPAPTPAPLTNSSIEANGIDNEDSINLTIGEDEENLLAEETETHVRQKDGGAKKRNEDNKKVDTKGSSRADGGSSNKDVNSSNSNAGIKSKLDGGDGGKSGDSNNKGPKRDEKDKKTTQSSPANASSRNLWVSGLSSTTRATDLKQIFSKYGKVIGAKVVTNARTPGARCYGYVTMSTSEDAAKCIQHLHRTELHGRVISVEKAKGDSQQGHMRKRDSNNGKVEKKEEKDAKGKDGHESSEKKDKDVKKDVDEKGTETAKKTDEKGEGATDEKKIDGGTDKKEDPTKDADTRSTKSTSKKPESERGKRDDKRIRTWDHHRSHSRSRSRERRRRDDVLTFAKIREERERQRLRQREWLLREEERRRREDVERQREIERRQRDEAARLEREREKLRREREKIEQEKAELLRLERERQKLEREKLERERLELKRQQMRLEESRRAPPPPSIKRTSSDRRDPRDLYVEPDRKRIAAEHSRRHSPDRVADRRPEILDRVSDRRLDSSPPSRYDSTRSTQDLTLKKDFKRGTEFSSRSSRPETFPEVSRGREVIVRREALPTPSSSIDSRQVKERYERPTTTTYGREREVRRSEPESHRSSRDSHARYTESSKPPGSSAPRESRYGDSNRAPSGWHSGPPSTKSFNSVQSSGPRDPRNEPSSWSSRSSDNVNRWSNSSSMGSGLRHPGPPMYQGGPIQSIGGLAAPGTAPSYDRFDPYKSSMPIRKY from the exons AATGACGTTTTTCAGGCTATATCGGAGGAGGGTGAAAATCCAGAGGAATTTCTGATTGTACCTTGCATAGGAGTCAACAAGATTAGCCCTCGTAAGAACAGTG CTACGGGAGTAGCGAGTCACGACGAGCCAATGGACACTCATGACAGTTCAAAAGAAGAGTGTAACGATGCTCAGGAGGGCGCAGAGACAAAGTCCAAAGAAGATTCTCCTCCAAAAGTTTCAGAAGACGAGATAAATTCAGCTAAAAAACAACTGAAT TCTGAGCCACAAGTAATTCTGGAAGATGCAATGAAGAAAGTTGTGAAACCTCAAGAATCCAAAGCAGAATCCAGTGAAAAAGTTAATAACGAGGCTAGCGAAGAAGTTAAAGAATCTGACAACAAGGACGAAGAGGAGAACTCTGGAAATACTGAAACAAGCGAATCTCCAGCTTTGCCAGCTCCAGCTCCACCTGTTGTCACTCCAACTACTCCAGCACCTACTCCTGCACCTTTAACCAACAGCTCTATCGAGGCAAATGGAATCGACAACGAAGACTCTATAAATCTCACGATTGGAGAAGACGAAGAGAACCTCCTTGCTGAGGAG aCGGAGACTCACGTCAGGCAGAAGG ATGGAGGAGCTAAGAAGAGAAACGAAGATAACAAGAAGGTCGACACTAAAGGGAGCAGCAGAGCTGACGGCGGGTCCAGCAACAAGGATGTCAACTCGTCCAACTCTAACGCAGGGATCAAGAGCAAGCTGGACGGTGGCGATGGAGGCAAGAG TGGGGACTCCAACAATAAGGGACCAAAGAGAGATGAAAAGG aTAAGAAAACTACCCAATCGAGCCCGGCAAATGCCAGTAGTCGGAATTTGTGGGTATCCGGACTTTCGTCCACCACTCGTGCCACTGACTTGAAACAAATATTCTCAAAATATGGAAAAGTCATTGGGGCCAAAGTTGTAACCAATGCAAGAACACCGGGTGCTCGATGCTATGGCTACGTTACTATGTCGACCAGCGAAGATGCAGCCAAGTGTATTCAACACTTGCATCGTACCGAACTTCATGGTCGTGTGATTTCTGTTGAAAAG gcgAAGGGCGATTCGCAGCAGGGACACATGCGTAAAAGGGATTCGAATAACGGCaaagtagagaaaaaagaagaaaaagatgcGAAAGGAAAAGATGGTCACGAATCGTCGGAAAAGAAAGACAAAGATGTTAAGAAGGACGTTGACGAAAAAGGCACTGAAACTG CTAAGAAAACGGACGAGAAGGGTGAAGGGGCAACggacgaaaagaaaatcgatgGTGGTACAGACAAGAAGGAAGATCCTACGAAGGATGCTGACACACGTTCGACCAAATCAACGAGCAAGAAACCTGAGAGCGAAAGGGGAAAACGTGACGACAAACGCATTAGAACTTGGGATCATCATCGTTCGCACTCAAGATCTCGCAGTCGAGAACGCAGGAGACGTGATGACGTACTGACTTTTGCAAAAATAAGG gAAGAACGAGAACGCCAGAGACTAAGGCAGAGGGAATGGTTgctgagagaggaagagagaagacGCCGCGAAGACGTTGAACGACAGCGTGAGATCGAGCGTCGTCAAAGAGACGAAGCTGCTCGATTGGAGCGTGAGCGCGAGAAACTGCGACGGGAACGCGAGAAGATTGAACAAGAGAAAGCTGAGCTGCTCAGACTCGAACGCGAACGTCAAAAACTCGAGCGTGAAAAATTGGAACGCGAAAGACTCGAATTGAAGAGACAACAAATGCGTCTCGAAGAGAGCAGACGAGCTCCGCCACCACCTTCCATCAAAAGAACATCGAGCGATCGCAGGGATCCTCGCGATCTGTACGTCGAACCCGATCGCAAACGTATCGCAGCTGAGCACAGTCGCAGACACAGTCCTGATCGTGTTGCTGACAGACGTCCCGAAATTCTCGACAGAGTATCCGACCGGCGGCTAGATTCCTCGCCACCTTCCAGATATGACTCTACTAG atcAACACAAGATCTGACACTGAAAAAGGATTTCAAGCGAGGCACAGAATTCTCATCGCGAAGCAGCCGACCAGAAACCTTCCCGGAAGTATCGCGGGGAAGGGAGGTGATTGTTCGCCGCGAAGCTCTTCCGACACCGTCGTCATCGATCGATTCTCGTCAAGTTAAAGAACG ATACGAGCGTCCAACTACGACAACTTACGGTCGTGAGCGTGAGGTTCGAAGATCAGAGCCAGAATCGCACAGAAGTAGCAGAGACAGCCATGCTCGTTATACCGAGAGTTCGAAGCCACCGGGATCCAGTGCACCTC GTGAGAGCCGATACGGCGACAGTAATCGTGCACCTAGCGGATGGCACTCTGGACCACCGTCcactaaatcattcaattCCGTACAAAGCAGCGGACCTCGCGATCCTCGAAACGAACCATCTAGCTGGAGCAGTCGCTCTTCGGACAACGTCAATAG ATGGAGTAATTCTAGTAGCATGGGAAGCGGTTTGAGACATCCGGGTCCACCGATGTACCAGGGAGGGCCAATTCAATCGATAGGAGGATTAGCAGCACCGGGAACAGCACCATCCTACGATCGTTTCGATCCTTACAAGTCATCTATGCCTATAAGAAAATACTAA
- the LOC122408754 gene encoding SAFB-like transcription modulator isoform X1 translates to MADTDGKKLTELRVIDLKTELERRGLDKTGNKAALLERLSKNDVFQAISEEGENPEEFLIVPCIGVNKISPRKNSATGVASHDEPMDTHDSSKEECNDAQEGAETKSKEDSPPKVSEDEINSAKKQLNSEPQVILEDAMKKVVKPQESKAESSEKVNNEASEEVKESDNKDEEENSGNTETSESPALPAPAPPVVTPTTPAPTPAPLTNSSIEANGIDNEDSINLTIGEDEENLLAEETETHVRQKDGGAKKRNEDNKKVDTKGSSRADGGSSNKDVNSSNSNAGIKSKLDGGDGGKSGDSNNKGPKRDEKDKKTTQSSPANASSRNLWVSGLSSTTRATDLKQIFSKYGKVIGAKVVTNARTPGARCYGYVTMSTSEDAAKCIQHLHRTELHGRVISVEKAKGDSQQGHMRKRDSNNGKVEKKEEKDAKGKDGHESSEKKDKDVKKDVDEKGTETAKKTDEKGEGATDEKKIDGGTDKKEDPTKDADTRSTKSTSKKPESERGKRDDKRIRTWDHHRSHSRSRSRERRRRDDVLTFAKIREERERQRLRQREWLLREEERRRREDVERQREIERRQRDEAARLEREREKLRREREKIEQEKAELLRLERERQKLEREKLERERLELKRQQMRLEESRRAPPPPSIKRTSSDRRDPRDLYVEPDRKRIAAEHSRRHSPDRVADRRPEILDRVSDRRLDSSPPSRYDSTRSTQDLTLKKDFKRGTEFSSRSSRPETFPEVSRGREVIVRREALPTPSSSIDSRQVKERRYERPTTTTYGREREVRRSEPESHRSSRDSHARYTESSKPPGSSAPRESRYGDSNRAPSGWHSGPPSTKSFNSVQSSGPRDPRNEPSSWSSRSSDNVNRWSNSSSMGSGLRHPGPPMYQGGPIQSIGGLAAPGTAPSYDRFDPYKSSMPIRKY, encoded by the exons AATGACGTTTTTCAGGCTATATCGGAGGAGGGTGAAAATCCAGAGGAATTTCTGATTGTACCTTGCATAGGAGTCAACAAGATTAGCCCTCGTAAGAACAGTG CTACGGGAGTAGCGAGTCACGACGAGCCAATGGACACTCATGACAGTTCAAAAGAAGAGTGTAACGATGCTCAGGAGGGCGCAGAGACAAAGTCCAAAGAAGATTCTCCTCCAAAAGTTTCAGAAGACGAGATAAATTCAGCTAAAAAACAACTGAAT TCTGAGCCACAAGTAATTCTGGAAGATGCAATGAAGAAAGTTGTGAAACCTCAAGAATCCAAAGCAGAATCCAGTGAAAAAGTTAATAACGAGGCTAGCGAAGAAGTTAAAGAATCTGACAACAAGGACGAAGAGGAGAACTCTGGAAATACTGAAACAAGCGAATCTCCAGCTTTGCCAGCTCCAGCTCCACCTGTTGTCACTCCAACTACTCCAGCACCTACTCCTGCACCTTTAACCAACAGCTCTATCGAGGCAAATGGAATCGACAACGAAGACTCTATAAATCTCACGATTGGAGAAGACGAAGAGAACCTCCTTGCTGAGGAG aCGGAGACTCACGTCAGGCAGAAGG ATGGAGGAGCTAAGAAGAGAAACGAAGATAACAAGAAGGTCGACACTAAAGGGAGCAGCAGAGCTGACGGCGGGTCCAGCAACAAGGATGTCAACTCGTCCAACTCTAACGCAGGGATCAAGAGCAAGCTGGACGGTGGCGATGGAGGCAAGAG TGGGGACTCCAACAATAAGGGACCAAAGAGAGATGAAAAGG aTAAGAAAACTACCCAATCGAGCCCGGCAAATGCCAGTAGTCGGAATTTGTGGGTATCCGGACTTTCGTCCACCACTCGTGCCACTGACTTGAAACAAATATTCTCAAAATATGGAAAAGTCATTGGGGCCAAAGTTGTAACCAATGCAAGAACACCGGGTGCTCGATGCTATGGCTACGTTACTATGTCGACCAGCGAAGATGCAGCCAAGTGTATTCAACACTTGCATCGTACCGAACTTCATGGTCGTGTGATTTCTGTTGAAAAG gcgAAGGGCGATTCGCAGCAGGGACACATGCGTAAAAGGGATTCGAATAACGGCaaagtagagaaaaaagaagaaaaagatgcGAAAGGAAAAGATGGTCACGAATCGTCGGAAAAGAAAGACAAAGATGTTAAGAAGGACGTTGACGAAAAAGGCACTGAAACTG CTAAGAAAACGGACGAGAAGGGTGAAGGGGCAACggacgaaaagaaaatcgatgGTGGTACAGACAAGAAGGAAGATCCTACGAAGGATGCTGACACACGTTCGACCAAATCAACGAGCAAGAAACCTGAGAGCGAAAGGGGAAAACGTGACGACAAACGCATTAGAACTTGGGATCATCATCGTTCGCACTCAAGATCTCGCAGTCGAGAACGCAGGAGACGTGATGACGTACTGACTTTTGCAAAAATAAGG gAAGAACGAGAACGCCAGAGACTAAGGCAGAGGGAATGGTTgctgagagaggaagagagaagacGCCGCGAAGACGTTGAACGACAGCGTGAGATCGAGCGTCGTCAAAGAGACGAAGCTGCTCGATTGGAGCGTGAGCGCGAGAAACTGCGACGGGAACGCGAGAAGATTGAACAAGAGAAAGCTGAGCTGCTCAGACTCGAACGCGAACGTCAAAAACTCGAGCGTGAAAAATTGGAACGCGAAAGACTCGAATTGAAGAGACAACAAATGCGTCTCGAAGAGAGCAGACGAGCTCCGCCACCACCTTCCATCAAAAGAACATCGAGCGATCGCAGGGATCCTCGCGATCTGTACGTCGAACCCGATCGCAAACGTATCGCAGCTGAGCACAGTCGCAGACACAGTCCTGATCGTGTTGCTGACAGACGTCCCGAAATTCTCGACAGAGTATCCGACCGGCGGCTAGATTCCTCGCCACCTTCCAGATATGACTCTACTAG atcAACACAAGATCTGACACTGAAAAAGGATTTCAAGCGAGGCACAGAATTCTCATCGCGAAGCAGCCGACCAGAAACCTTCCCGGAAGTATCGCGGGGAAGGGAGGTGATTGTTCGCCGCGAAGCTCTTCCGACACCGTCGTCATCGATCGATTCTCGTCAAGTTAAAGAACG CAGATACGAGCGTCCAACTACGACAACTTACGGTCGTGAGCGTGAGGTTCGAAGATCAGAGCCAGAATCGCACAGAAGTAGCAGAGACAGCCATGCTCGTTATACCGAGAGTTCGAAGCCACCGGGATCCAGTGCACCTC GTGAGAGCCGATACGGCGACAGTAATCGTGCACCTAGCGGATGGCACTCTGGACCACCGTCcactaaatcattcaattCCGTACAAAGCAGCGGACCTCGCGATCCTCGAAACGAACCATCTAGCTGGAGCAGTCGCTCTTCGGACAACGTCAATAG ATGGAGTAATTCTAGTAGCATGGGAAGCGGTTTGAGACATCCGGGTCCACCGATGTACCAGGGAGGGCCAATTCAATCGATAGGAGGATTAGCAGCACCGGGAACAGCACCATCCTACGATCGTTTCGATCCTTACAAGTCATCTATGCCTATAAGAAAATACTAA
- the LOC122408754 gene encoding SAFB-like transcription modulator isoform X6: MADTDGKKLTELRVIDLKTELERRGLDKTGNKAALLERLSKNDVFQAISEEGENPEEFLIVPCIGVNKISPRKNSATGVASHDEPMDTHDSSKEECNDAQEGAETKSKEDSPPKVSEDEINSAKKQLNSEPQVILEDAMKKVVKPQESKAESSEKVNNEASEEVKESDNKDEEENSGNTETSESPALPAPAPPVVTPTTPAPTPAPLTNSSIEANGIDNEDSINLTIGEDEENLLAEETETHVRQKDGGAKKRNEDNKKVDTKGSSRADGGSSNKDVNSSNSNAGIKSKLDGGDGGKSGDSNNKGPKRDEKDKKTTQSSPANASSRNLWVSGLSSTTRATDLKQIFSKYGKVIGAKVVTNARTPGARCYGYVTMSTSEDAAKCIQHLHRTELHGRVISVEKAKGDSQQGHMRKRDSNNGKVEKKEEKDAKGKDGHESSEKKDKDVKKDVDEKGTETAKKTDEKGEGATDEKKIDGGTDKKEDPTKDADTRSTKSTSKKPESERGKRDDKRIRTWDHHRSHSRSRSRERRRRDDEERERQRLRQREWLLREEERRRREDVERQREIERRQRDEAARLEREREKLRREREKIEQEKAELLRLERERQKLEREKLERERLELKRQQMRLEESRRAPPPPSIKRTSSDRRDPRDLYVEPDRKRIAAEHSRRHSPDRVADRRPEILDRVSDRRLDSSPPSRYDSTRSTQDLTLKKDFKRGTEFSSRSSRPETFPEVSRGREVIVRREALPTPSSSIDSRQVKERRYERPTTTTYGREREVRRSEPESHRSSRDSHARYTESSKPPGSSAPRESRYGDSNRAPSGWHSGPPSTKSFNSVQSSGPRDPRNEPSSWSSRSSDNVNRWSNSSSMGSGLRHPGPPMYQGGPIQSIGGLAAPGTAPSYDRFDPYKSSMPIRKY; encoded by the exons AATGACGTTTTTCAGGCTATATCGGAGGAGGGTGAAAATCCAGAGGAATTTCTGATTGTACCTTGCATAGGAGTCAACAAGATTAGCCCTCGTAAGAACAGTG CTACGGGAGTAGCGAGTCACGACGAGCCAATGGACACTCATGACAGTTCAAAAGAAGAGTGTAACGATGCTCAGGAGGGCGCAGAGACAAAGTCCAAAGAAGATTCTCCTCCAAAAGTTTCAGAAGACGAGATAAATTCAGCTAAAAAACAACTGAAT TCTGAGCCACAAGTAATTCTGGAAGATGCAATGAAGAAAGTTGTGAAACCTCAAGAATCCAAAGCAGAATCCAGTGAAAAAGTTAATAACGAGGCTAGCGAAGAAGTTAAAGAATCTGACAACAAGGACGAAGAGGAGAACTCTGGAAATACTGAAACAAGCGAATCTCCAGCTTTGCCAGCTCCAGCTCCACCTGTTGTCACTCCAACTACTCCAGCACCTACTCCTGCACCTTTAACCAACAGCTCTATCGAGGCAAATGGAATCGACAACGAAGACTCTATAAATCTCACGATTGGAGAAGACGAAGAGAACCTCCTTGCTGAGGAG aCGGAGACTCACGTCAGGCAGAAGG ATGGAGGAGCTAAGAAGAGAAACGAAGATAACAAGAAGGTCGACACTAAAGGGAGCAGCAGAGCTGACGGCGGGTCCAGCAACAAGGATGTCAACTCGTCCAACTCTAACGCAGGGATCAAGAGCAAGCTGGACGGTGGCGATGGAGGCAAGAG TGGGGACTCCAACAATAAGGGACCAAAGAGAGATGAAAAGG aTAAGAAAACTACCCAATCGAGCCCGGCAAATGCCAGTAGTCGGAATTTGTGGGTATCCGGACTTTCGTCCACCACTCGTGCCACTGACTTGAAACAAATATTCTCAAAATATGGAAAAGTCATTGGGGCCAAAGTTGTAACCAATGCAAGAACACCGGGTGCTCGATGCTATGGCTACGTTACTATGTCGACCAGCGAAGATGCAGCCAAGTGTATTCAACACTTGCATCGTACCGAACTTCATGGTCGTGTGATTTCTGTTGAAAAG gcgAAGGGCGATTCGCAGCAGGGACACATGCGTAAAAGGGATTCGAATAACGGCaaagtagagaaaaaagaagaaaaagatgcGAAAGGAAAAGATGGTCACGAATCGTCGGAAAAGAAAGACAAAGATGTTAAGAAGGACGTTGACGAAAAAGGCACTGAAACTG CTAAGAAAACGGACGAGAAGGGTGAAGGGGCAACggacgaaaagaaaatcgatgGTGGTACAGACAAGAAGGAAGATCCTACGAAGGATGCTGACACACGTTCGACCAAATCAACGAGCAAGAAACCTGAGAGCGAAAGGGGAAAACGTGACGACAAACGCATTAGAACTTGGGATCATCATCGTTCGCACTCAAGATCTCGCAGTCGAGAACGCAGGAGACGTGATGAC gAAGAACGAGAACGCCAGAGACTAAGGCAGAGGGAATGGTTgctgagagaggaagagagaagacGCCGCGAAGACGTTGAACGACAGCGTGAGATCGAGCGTCGTCAAAGAGACGAAGCTGCTCGATTGGAGCGTGAGCGCGAGAAACTGCGACGGGAACGCGAGAAGATTGAACAAGAGAAAGCTGAGCTGCTCAGACTCGAACGCGAACGTCAAAAACTCGAGCGTGAAAAATTGGAACGCGAAAGACTCGAATTGAAGAGACAACAAATGCGTCTCGAAGAGAGCAGACGAGCTCCGCCACCACCTTCCATCAAAAGAACATCGAGCGATCGCAGGGATCCTCGCGATCTGTACGTCGAACCCGATCGCAAACGTATCGCAGCTGAGCACAGTCGCAGACACAGTCCTGATCGTGTTGCTGACAGACGTCCCGAAATTCTCGACAGAGTATCCGACCGGCGGCTAGATTCCTCGCCACCTTCCAGATATGACTCTACTAG atcAACACAAGATCTGACACTGAAAAAGGATTTCAAGCGAGGCACAGAATTCTCATCGCGAAGCAGCCGACCAGAAACCTTCCCGGAAGTATCGCGGGGAAGGGAGGTGATTGTTCGCCGCGAAGCTCTTCCGACACCGTCGTCATCGATCGATTCTCGTCAAGTTAAAGAACG CAGATACGAGCGTCCAACTACGACAACTTACGGTCGTGAGCGTGAGGTTCGAAGATCAGAGCCAGAATCGCACAGAAGTAGCAGAGACAGCCATGCTCGTTATACCGAGAGTTCGAAGCCACCGGGATCCAGTGCACCTC GTGAGAGCCGATACGGCGACAGTAATCGTGCACCTAGCGGATGGCACTCTGGACCACCGTCcactaaatcattcaattCCGTACAAAGCAGCGGACCTCGCGATCCTCGAAACGAACCATCTAGCTGGAGCAGTCGCTCTTCGGACAACGTCAATAG ATGGAGTAATTCTAGTAGCATGGGAAGCGGTTTGAGACATCCGGGTCCACCGATGTACCAGGGAGGGCCAATTCAATCGATAGGAGGATTAGCAGCACCGGGAACAGCACCATCCTACGATCGTTTCGATCCTTACAAGTCATCTATGCCTATAAGAAAATACTAA
- the LOC122408754 gene encoding SAFB-like transcription modulator isoform X5 has protein sequence MADTDGKKLTELRVIDLKTELERRGLDKTGNKAALLERLSKNDVFQAISEEGENPEEFLIVPCIGVNKISPRKNSATGVASHDEPMDTHDSSKEECNDAQEGAETKSKEDSPPKVSEDEINSAKKQLNSEPQVILEDAMKKVVKPQESKAESSEKVNNEASEEVKESDNKDEEENSGNTETSESPALPAPAPPVVTPTTPAPTPAPLTNSSIEANGIDNEDSINLTIGEDEENLLAEETETHVRQKDGGAKKRNEDNKKVDTKGSSRADGGSSNKDVNSSNSNAGIKSKLDGGDGGKSGDSNNKGPKRDEKDKKTTQSSPANASSRNLWVSGLSSTTRATDLKQIFSKYGKVIGAKVVTNARTPGARCYGYVTMSTSEDAAKCIQHLHRTELHGRVISVEKAKGDSQQGHMRKRDSNNGKVEKKEEKDAKGKDGHESSEKKDKDVKKDVDEKGTETAKKTDEKGEGATDEKKIDGGTDKKEDPTKDADTRSTKSTSKKPESERGKRDDKRIRTWDHHRSHSRSRSRERRRRDDVLTFAKIREERERQRLRQREWLLREEERRRREDVERQREIERRQRDEAARLEREREKLRREREKIEQEKAELLRLERERQKLEREKLERERLELKRQQMRLEESRRAPPPPSIKRTSSDRRDPRDLYVEPDRKRIAAEHSRRHSPDRVADRRPEILDRVSDRRLDSSPPSRYDSTRSTQDLTLKKDFKRGTEFSSRSSRPETFPEVSRGREVIVRREALPTPSSSIDSRQVKERRYERPTTTTYGREREVRRSEPESHRSSRDSHARYTESSKPPGSSAPRESRYGDSNRAPSGWHSGPPSTKSFNSVQSSGPRDPRNEPSSWSSRSSDNVNSMGSGLRHPGPPMYQGGPIQSIGGLAAPGTAPSYDRFDPYKSSMPIRKY, from the exons AATGACGTTTTTCAGGCTATATCGGAGGAGGGTGAAAATCCAGAGGAATTTCTGATTGTACCTTGCATAGGAGTCAACAAGATTAGCCCTCGTAAGAACAGTG CTACGGGAGTAGCGAGTCACGACGAGCCAATGGACACTCATGACAGTTCAAAAGAAGAGTGTAACGATGCTCAGGAGGGCGCAGAGACAAAGTCCAAAGAAGATTCTCCTCCAAAAGTTTCAGAAGACGAGATAAATTCAGCTAAAAAACAACTGAAT TCTGAGCCACAAGTAATTCTGGAAGATGCAATGAAGAAAGTTGTGAAACCTCAAGAATCCAAAGCAGAATCCAGTGAAAAAGTTAATAACGAGGCTAGCGAAGAAGTTAAAGAATCTGACAACAAGGACGAAGAGGAGAACTCTGGAAATACTGAAACAAGCGAATCTCCAGCTTTGCCAGCTCCAGCTCCACCTGTTGTCACTCCAACTACTCCAGCACCTACTCCTGCACCTTTAACCAACAGCTCTATCGAGGCAAATGGAATCGACAACGAAGACTCTATAAATCTCACGATTGGAGAAGACGAAGAGAACCTCCTTGCTGAGGAG aCGGAGACTCACGTCAGGCAGAAGG ATGGAGGAGCTAAGAAGAGAAACGAAGATAACAAGAAGGTCGACACTAAAGGGAGCAGCAGAGCTGACGGCGGGTCCAGCAACAAGGATGTCAACTCGTCCAACTCTAACGCAGGGATCAAGAGCAAGCTGGACGGTGGCGATGGAGGCAAGAG TGGGGACTCCAACAATAAGGGACCAAAGAGAGATGAAAAGG aTAAGAAAACTACCCAATCGAGCCCGGCAAATGCCAGTAGTCGGAATTTGTGGGTATCCGGACTTTCGTCCACCACTCGTGCCACTGACTTGAAACAAATATTCTCAAAATATGGAAAAGTCATTGGGGCCAAAGTTGTAACCAATGCAAGAACACCGGGTGCTCGATGCTATGGCTACGTTACTATGTCGACCAGCGAAGATGCAGCCAAGTGTATTCAACACTTGCATCGTACCGAACTTCATGGTCGTGTGATTTCTGTTGAAAAG gcgAAGGGCGATTCGCAGCAGGGACACATGCGTAAAAGGGATTCGAATAACGGCaaagtagagaaaaaagaagaaaaagatgcGAAAGGAAAAGATGGTCACGAATCGTCGGAAAAGAAAGACAAAGATGTTAAGAAGGACGTTGACGAAAAAGGCACTGAAACTG CTAAGAAAACGGACGAGAAGGGTGAAGGGGCAACggacgaaaagaaaatcgatgGTGGTACAGACAAGAAGGAAGATCCTACGAAGGATGCTGACACACGTTCGACCAAATCAACGAGCAAGAAACCTGAGAGCGAAAGGGGAAAACGTGACGACAAACGCATTAGAACTTGGGATCATCATCGTTCGCACTCAAGATCTCGCAGTCGAGAACGCAGGAGACGTGATGACGTACTGACTTTTGCAAAAATAAGG gAAGAACGAGAACGCCAGAGACTAAGGCAGAGGGAATGGTTgctgagagaggaagagagaagacGCCGCGAAGACGTTGAACGACAGCGTGAGATCGAGCGTCGTCAAAGAGACGAAGCTGCTCGATTGGAGCGTGAGCGCGAGAAACTGCGACGGGAACGCGAGAAGATTGAACAAGAGAAAGCTGAGCTGCTCAGACTCGAACGCGAACGTCAAAAACTCGAGCGTGAAAAATTGGAACGCGAAAGACTCGAATTGAAGAGACAACAAATGCGTCTCGAAGAGAGCAGACGAGCTCCGCCACCACCTTCCATCAAAAGAACATCGAGCGATCGCAGGGATCCTCGCGATCTGTACGTCGAACCCGATCGCAAACGTATCGCAGCTGAGCACAGTCGCAGACACAGTCCTGATCGTGTTGCTGACAGACGTCCCGAAATTCTCGACAGAGTATCCGACCGGCGGCTAGATTCCTCGCCACCTTCCAGATATGACTCTACTAG atcAACACAAGATCTGACACTGAAAAAGGATTTCAAGCGAGGCACAGAATTCTCATCGCGAAGCAGCCGACCAGAAACCTTCCCGGAAGTATCGCGGGGAAGGGAGGTGATTGTTCGCCGCGAAGCTCTTCCGACACCGTCGTCATCGATCGATTCTCGTCAAGTTAAAGAACG CAGATACGAGCGTCCAACTACGACAACTTACGGTCGTGAGCGTGAGGTTCGAAGATCAGAGCCAGAATCGCACAGAAGTAGCAGAGACAGCCATGCTCGTTATACCGAGAGTTCGAAGCCACCGGGATCCAGTGCACCTC GTGAGAGCCGATACGGCGACAGTAATCGTGCACCTAGCGGATGGCACTCTGGACCACCGTCcactaaatcattcaattCCGTACAAAGCAGCGGACCTCGCGATCCTCGAAACGAACCATCTAGCTGGAGCAGTCGCTCTTCGGACAACGTCAATAG CATGGGAAGCGGTTTGAGACATCCGGGTCCACCGATGTACCAGGGAGGGCCAATTCAATCGATAGGAGGATTAGCAGCACCGGGAACAGCACCATCCTACGATCGTTTCGATCCTTACAAGTCATCTATGCCTATAAGAAAATACTAA